In Leptospira perdikensis, the genomic window AATGTTGGGTCTTGGAACAACGGCTCTTCTTGCAGCCTTTATGGCGGGAATGTCCAGTTCCATCACAGCAATGAACACTATTTTTACTTATGATATTTACCAAACATATATCAATCAAAACAGAGAAGATAAGGATTATTTGAAGATTGGAAAACTTTGTACAATGTTTGCAGTGTTATTTGCTGTTTTTGCATCTTACATTGCAATGCAGTTCGAAAATATAATGAACTACATCCAACTACTATTTTCTTTCTTTAATGCACCGCTCATTTCCATATTTTTGTTAGGGATGTTTTGGAGACGTGCTTCTGGGTGGAGTGCCTTCTATGGAATGTTATTCGGAACAACCAGTGGATTGGTTCATTTTATCTTATATTCGTTTGGAATTCTATATTACAAATCTGATATGGTATCGAATTTTTATGGGGCAATTTACTCTGGTTTAGTTTGTTTTCTAACAATGGTCCTTGTTAGTTTTATGGAAACAGAAGACCTCAATAAAGATTTACATGGACTCATTTATTCTGATAGAGATCATAGCAATCCATTTTGGGATCCAAGAATTTTAGCCTGGGGAGTCGGACTCATTGTCCTTCTTGCAGGGTTTAATATCATTTTTGCATAAAGATTTATACGTACGTAATAAAATAGTAATTGAATGCGAGTATTAATGATACTATGTTTGTTGCTATATACACTAATACTATGAAACCAAATCATTATACAGAAATTCCATCCACTTTCGAGGTTCAATTGGAACAACTTAAGGATTATGATTCTAAAAAGCATATCAGTGCTAGGGGTATCATGTTTTACCATCCTTATGACATTGAAGTGCCTTCTATATTAAAAGTTTCCTTAAAAATGATTTCTATGACAGGTTCTGTTGACTTTCTTGTAAAAACTTTAAAGAGCGAAAAAATAGGAAACGAACCTTTGTTTGAAATTCATTGTAATTTTTATGACACAAATGCTGAAAAAGAAGACGAAGTATTAAGTTTTATCAGCAGTTATTAAATAGAATATTACAAAATGAATTAAAGGGTTCCCCCCTTTTCCATTAGATACTGGAAACTTTCTTCAGAAAAAGATTTATCTTTTGGCCCATATTGCATCAGCCACCTGGTCGGTGGCAAAAAACCGTCTGTTTTTAACGCATATCCTCCACCTAACGGTGCACCAATGGCTGAACGAAGTTCGAAATGTAAATGCGCTGGGTAATTTCCTCCGGCATCACCAATAGTCCCAATCCATTCTGTTTTTTTAACTAATTGTCCCGGTTCTACATCGATGGTATGAAGATGGGCATAGACTGATTCTAAAAACCAAAAATCTCCATTGCCTACATTATGATGGTGCACAATACGGACTACTTTCCCCCAACCGCCGCCATAGTCAGCAATCTCAGAAACCACTCCGTTTCCAAAAGTATACACAGGTGCTGCAAAATCAGTATCACCACCAGTGATCGAGTTCCAATCTTCCCCAAGATGTTTTCGCCCACCAAACTTTCCGTTTTCGGCACCAAATTTTTGTGCTAAGTAGTAACCCTCCGCATATTTTCCACCCACAGGAAATTCAAAGTCAGTGGCTTGGAAAGATGGATATCGTTTTAGAATGGGGTATGGGTCAGTGGTGCGAACTTCGCCAGAAGATTCCATCCATCCAAAGAGTGGGTTTCCTTGGTAGGAGTAACCTTTGGAGACACAACCTGTCCCGAGTAGAGAAAGACAGGTTGTGAAGAGAAAAAGAAAAAATTGATTATTTGTTACGAACCAATTTTTGTTTTGAAGATCTCGAAGATTTTGAAGAATCATGACGTCCTTCCGAAAGGAATTCCGCTCGTGCTTCGATTGGCAAATGGTTTCCTAGTTTTGAAGATCTTTTTTTACCATTTGCCATTTCTGCTTTCATATTGTAGATGAAGGTATCATAGTCCACTTGGATGGTGTGGCGTGTGCTATTCACATACCTTTTTTTCATATCCACTTGGTCCTTTTCAATGGATTTTTCCATATCTTCTTTTGATGGAAGTAGGTAATTCCCTGTCAGATATTGAGCGATCCATTTCCCTTGGCATTCTGCCAGTGGCATAATCGCACCTAACGGCTGCATGAGGCCTACAAAAAATAAATCATTGATTCCAGGTTTGATCATTTTGTAGTAAAGAGGAATGTAATTATTTGGAGCTGATAAAAAATCTTCATCAAAGAACGGAAATTTAATATTGTATCCAGTACAGTAAATGAGAACATCCGCATCCTCTTCTGTTCCATCAGCAAAAAGAATTTTTTTTCCTTTGAGTTCTGTGATTACTGGCTTTGGTTTGATATCACCTCGGCCAAGCCTTACTAGTAAATCTTGAGAGATGGTAGGGTGGGCAGAACCAAACTTATGATCAGGTTTTGGTAAACCAAAATCCTCCATTTTACCTACACCAAATCGAATCAGAAGGTGAGCGAGTGTTTGTTGGATAAAAAATGGAACCCAATGAGGTGTGTATTCTGTTAATTTATCTAAAGGTTTTCCAAAAAGATAGTTGGGAATGACATAAGCTCCACGTCTTGCTGACAAAAATACTTTTTTGGCAACACCGGGTCTAGAGAGTTCCACTGAGATATCCATCGCACTATTTCCCATACCAAGAACCACGACATTTTTACCTTCGCAGTTAACGGGTGTTTTTGGGTCAACATAAGAGTGCGAATGTATGATTTGGCCAGAAAACTTCCCAGGAAAGGCAGGTTCAGGCCAACGTTCACTCCAGTGATGGCCATTGGCTACGACTAACACATCGTAGTATTTAACTGGTCCTTTTTCAGGAGTGATTTTCCAAATTCCATCTTCAGTTCGTTCCGCTTTTTTCACTCCATTCTTGAATTGAATGTGTTTACGAAGTCCGAAATGATCCACATAAGATAAAAAATAATTCTGAATGGGTTCGTGATTTGGGTAGTCCGCATAATTTGTGGGCATCGGATAATCGCGGTATTCCATTCGGTCCCGATGGGTGTTGATATGAAGAGATTTATAAATATTACTAAGGCCGTTGTCGTTTTTGTAACGCCAGTTACCACCCACATCACTTCCTTTTTCGTAACAATCAAAAGGAATTCCATGTTCTTTTAATGATTTAATGATTGTTATGCCGGATGATCCTGCGCCAATTACACAAACTTTGGGAAGTGCCATAGTGTTTCTCTCGTTACTAAAAGATAGGTTCAGAGAGAAACTTTGCGAAAAGAGAACGGCGTTTTCAAGTAGATTTTACATTTCTAAGGAAAAAAAACGATATTTTGACACATATCTAACCTTTTACCGATTGGATTTGGTTGGTTTTTCTTGGGTTTCGAGAAAACTACGAATCTCTGTCTCTACATTGGATGTTTGGATCTTCGTAATCTTTCCGGCGTTTAATTGGATGAGAGTAAGAGAACCTTTGGTCCTTGGAAAAGGATCTGCTATTTTTTCTTCTCTCACCAAACGTAGAGTATACGGATAGGATTTCATTTTTGGTAAAGCTACAAACTTAGTGATGAGAGATGGCATTCTGTGGATATCTGAAATAAGTACAGCTTGTTTGGATTCCAAATATCCTTTTCCTTCTTTTTCCAAAATGGGATGGATGATTTTACTCGCATCCATATCAGCAATAAAAATTATCTTGGTGGTTTCCGCTGGAATGGGACTTGGTTCTTCCCATTGATTGGTATAATTGATTTCCGGAAGTACATTCCCAAGAACAAGAGTCGGAGCGGCCGGTTCTTCGGCAGAAAGAGAAAAAGTTAAAAACAAAGTAAGAGATATTAGTGAGGTTTTTAAGAGTAGAAAAGTTGTTTTGAATTTATATGAAAACATATTATTTGTTAATGGGTTTTTGGTTTGGTTCATAAAATCGAACTGTTTGTTAAAAACAAACTTCTCCTAAAGGCGATATAAATATTCTAGAACTTGTTCTTTTGTCATCTTACTTGCGTTAGAGAATTCTCCACCCTTTGTAGAAGTGAGAATATTTCCGTCCGGCTTTACTACAACCAAAGCAGGAATTCCATTTTGAATGGGGTTCCCAAGTTTATCATTTAGACTTAAGTTTTTGTCGAAACGACCCACATCTACTTTGAAGAGAATAAAATTTTCTTTGAGTAGAGCTTTTGGTTCTGGTTCCTCAAAGATCCCATCTAATGCTCTACAGTCGGGACACCAATCGGCACCAAAAACTACGATGAGTTTCCTGTTTGAGTTTTTTGCCAAAACCAAACTTTCTTCGTAATTTGAAAATATTATGTCACTTTGTTTGGAGCAGTGGGATAGAGCGGTAAGTGTGAATCCAAAAAATAGGAGAGAGAAAAGAATTCGGAATCTGTGTTCCATATAAAAAGCGGAAGGAAACTTCCGCATATCTTATTTCTTAGCGATTTCTTTTAGGATTTCTTGTCTTTTTTTATCTTTATCGATATGGGAAAGAGACAACCAATCGCGTTTCAATTGTTTTTCTGAAACACCTTTGAAGGTTGCATATTTGCCGAGGATTTTTGCTGTTTTTGCGTTCATGCCAACCAGATTCTTTTGCCTCTCCTTTCTGTCAATGCGAACCTTGGTTGCTGTTTCATCCTTGACCCCTAAACTCTTTACGAAACATAGTAAAGTGCAAGAAATCCAAAGACCCTATGAAATCACAGCTACCTGACCGTTACGATCCCGAATCTGTAGAGCCCAAATGGATACAAACCTGGGAAGAAAAACAAACCTTTGCTCCTGACTCTTCTCGCAAAGAAACATTCTCGATCGTCATCCCTCCGCCAAACGTTACAGGGAATTTACACATTGGACATGCACTCAATCATACCATCCAAGACATCATCATTCGTATTGAACGTAAAAAAGGTAAAAATGTAGTTTGGGTTCCTGGGATGGATCACGCAGGTATCGCAACTCAAGTGGTTGTGGAACGCGAATTAGGAAAAGAAGGAAAAACTAGAACCGATTTTACTCGCGAAGGATTTATAGAAAAAGTTTGGGCATGGAAAGCTCATTCTGGTGGGATGATTGCCAAACAACAACGGTTACTCGGTGAGTCAGTAGATTGGTCACGAGAACGTTTTACTTTTGATGAAGGGCTTTCCAAAGCGGTAATCAAAGTATTCCGTAGTTTGTATGATGAAGGTTTGATTTATCGTGGTGAACGAATCATCAACTGGTGTCCCGTTACCAAAACTGCTATCTCAGACATTGAAGTTGAGTACAAAGAAAAACAAGGCAAACTCTATCATATCAAATATCCTAAAGCAGAATTTAAATCGAAAGATCCAAAAACTCTGGCAAAAGGAGAATACATCGTTGTGGCAACAACAAGACCAGAAACGATGTTTGGTGACGTGGCAGTTTGTGCTCATCCAGATGACGCGCGTTATACGGATCTAAAAGATAAATTTGTATTTTTACCGATCGCTGGAAAAGAAATTCCGGTTTTGTTTGATACCTTTGTAGATAAAGAATTTGGTTCCGGCCTTGTGAAAATCACTCCGGCTCACGACATCAATGACTATGAAGCGGGACTCCGACTAAAACTCACTCCTGTCAATATTATGAACTTAGATGGGACTCTCAACGAACAAACTGGTAAATACAATGGACTCGACCGGTTTGAAGCTCGTAAACGAGTTGTAGAAGAACTCGAAACAAATGGTTATATTGAAAAAATAGAAACTCATATCCATAGTGTGGGGCACAACCAAAGGGGTGGAGCGGTCATTGAACCGTTGTTATCTACACAGTGGTTTGTAAAAATTGAATCACTCGCTAAACCTGCGATTGAAGTTGTGAAGTCAGGTAAGGTTCAATTCCAACCCAAAATGTGGGAAAAAACTTACTTTGAGTGGATGGAAAATATCCGCGATTGGTGTATTTCTCGCCAATTATGGTGGGGTCATCGAATTCCTGCCTATTATGCACCAAACGGTGAAATGGTGGTTGCTGAATCCGTTGAGGAAGCAGTGTCTTTATTTTCCCAAAAAGGAATTCCTGTAACCAAAGAAACCATCAAACAAGATGAAGACGTTTTAGATACTTGGTTCTCTTCAGGACTTTGGCCGTTTACTGTTTTTGGTTGGCCTGAAAATTCGGAAGAACTTAAACAATACTATCCTACTTCAGTATTAGTTACCGGATTTGATATCATTTTCTTCTGGGTAGCACGGATGATTATGAATGGTCTGAAATTTATGGGTGATGTTCCTTTTCAAAAGGTTCTCATCCATGGACTCGTTCGTGATAAAGATGGTAAGAAGTTTAGTAAGTCCCTTGGAAACGTAGTGGATCCTTTGGATATGATGAGTAAATACGGAACGGATTCGTTTCGATTTTTCCTCGCAGCTGTATTACCAGAAGGAAAAGATATTCTTTTCGACGAATCAAGGTTAGACGGCTATAGATCTTTTTGTAATAAAGTTTGGAATTCGAGTCGGTTTATTTTTATGAACCTACCGGAAGAGTTCACAGCCAAAGAACCTGAGATCAATTCATTGGAAGATACAGACCTTTGGATTTTGAATGAATTTGACCGGATGCTTAGTAAGTATGAAAAAGCCTATTCCGGATATCTTTTTTTCGAAATGGCAAATGCTGTTTATGATTTTGTTTGGGGATCTTTTTGTGATTGGTACTTGGAATTAACCAAAGCACGTGTTTATGGTAATGTAACATCGGAATCACAAGAGAAAGCTCGCCTTGTCCTTGTAAGTGTTTTGAAAAAATCACTTGGACTATTACATCCGTTTATGCCATTCATCACAGAAGAAATTCATTCTTTATTGGAACCTACAGAGCTAGCGAAAACAGAATTTCCAAAACCTTATGGAGTTTCTGATTCGGCACCGGCTGTGGTTCGTATGGAACTTGTGCGAGAGATCATCACAAAGATTCGAAACATGCGAGCAGAACTCGGAGTGAAACCTGAGAAAAAATGTAAGGTCATCATCAAGTGTAATCATAAAGAATTAAA contains:
- a CDS encoding valine--tRNA ligase, yielding MKSQLPDRYDPESVEPKWIQTWEEKQTFAPDSSRKETFSIVIPPPNVTGNLHIGHALNHTIQDIIIRIERKKGKNVVWVPGMDHAGIATQVVVERELGKEGKTRTDFTREGFIEKVWAWKAHSGGMIAKQQRLLGESVDWSRERFTFDEGLSKAVIKVFRSLYDEGLIYRGERIINWCPVTKTAISDIEVEYKEKQGKLYHIKYPKAEFKSKDPKTLAKGEYIVVATTRPETMFGDVAVCAHPDDARYTDLKDKFVFLPIAGKEIPVLFDTFVDKEFGSGLVKITPAHDINDYEAGLRLKLTPVNIMNLDGTLNEQTGKYNGLDRFEARKRVVEELETNGYIEKIETHIHSVGHNQRGGAVIEPLLSTQWFVKIESLAKPAIEVVKSGKVQFQPKMWEKTYFEWMENIRDWCISRQLWWGHRIPAYYAPNGEMVVAESVEEAVSLFSQKGIPVTKETIKQDEDVLDTWFSSGLWPFTVFGWPENSEELKQYYPTSVLVTGFDIIFFWVARMIMNGLKFMGDVPFQKVLIHGLVRDKDGKKFSKSLGNVVDPLDMMSKYGTDSFRFFLAAVLPEGKDILFDESRLDGYRSFCNKVWNSSRFIFMNLPEEFTAKEPEINSLEDTDLWILNEFDRMLSKYEKAYSGYLFFEMANAVYDFVWGSFCDWYLELTKARVYGNVTSESQEKARLVLVSVLKKSLGLLHPFMPFITEEIHSLLEPTELAKTEFPKPYGVSDSAPAVVRMELVREIITKIRNMRAELGVKPEKKCKVIIKCNHKELKEMMEREIKSILQLSKAESLEFLDSYEAKNTDSVGAFSIGEIFLPLEGIFDFEKEKQRLEKEKKQIQLEMEKLENKINNPSFLEKAKPDVVEKEREKYNTWKEKLDSTVRALEKIGT
- a CDS encoding flavin-containing monooxygenase, with the protein product MALPKVCVIGAGSSGITIIKSLKEHGIPFDCYEKGSDVGGNWRYKNDNGLSNIYKSLHINTHRDRMEYRDYPMPTNYADYPNHEPIQNYFLSYVDHFGLRKHIQFKNGVKKAERTEDGIWKITPEKGPVKYYDVLVVANGHHWSERWPEPAFPGKFSGQIIHSHSYVDPKTPVNCEGKNVVVLGMGNSAMDISVELSRPGVAKKVFLSARRGAYVIPNYLFGKPLDKLTEYTPHWVPFFIQQTLAHLLIRFGVGKMEDFGLPKPDHKFGSAHPTISQDLLVRLGRGDIKPKPVITELKGKKILFADGTEEDADVLIYCTGYNIKFPFFDEDFLSAPNNYIPLYYKMIKPGINDLFFVGLMQPLGAIMPLAECQGKWIAQYLTGNYLLPSKEDMEKSIEKDQVDMKKRYVNSTRHTIQVDYDTFIYNMKAEMANGKKRSSKLGNHLPIEARAEFLSEGRHDSSKSSRSSKQKLVRNK
- a CDS encoding thioredoxin family protein; this encodes MRKFPSAFYMEHRFRILFSLLFFGFTLTALSHCSKQSDIIFSNYEESLVLAKNSNRKLIVVFGADWCPDCRALDGIFEEPEPKALLKENFILFKVDVGRFDKNLSLNDKLGNPIQNGIPALVVVKPDGNILTSTKGGEFSNASKMTKEQVLEYLYRL
- a CDS encoding M23 family metallopeptidase; the encoded protein is MILQNLRDLQNKNWFVTNNQFFLFLFTTCLSLLGTGCVSKGYSYQGNPLFGWMESSGEVRTTDPYPILKRYPSFQATDFEFPVGGKYAEGYYLAQKFGAENGKFGGRKHLGEDWNSITGGDTDFAAPVYTFGNGVVSEIADYGGGWGKVVRIVHHHNVGNGDFWFLESVYAHLHTIDVEPGQLVKKTEWIGTIGDAGGNYPAHLHFELRSAIGAPLGGGYALKTDGFLPPTRWLMQYGPKDKSFSEESFQYLMEKGGTL